The genomic region CATTAACAATTGGAATGGCACTGATGTTATTAATATAAAGAGGAATACCAATCAAAGCTGCCCAAATAACGGAAAATGCATTCTGACTGCCAAAGAAGTATTTGATTATGTGAGTAGGAAAATAAAAGGTAATCATAGCCTCAAGGAGAAATGCCATAGCCATCCACCCACCGAGAAAGAATGTAATTTTTCTCATGTCTATTAAAAACTTTTTCCACTTTATTGAAGTTGTAGAAGTTGTAGTAGAAAGCGGAATGGATTTTGAGTTTGATTGAGCTTGACAACCGCATCCTGCACCATTTGCATCTAAAGCTAATTTGAGCCAACTTGAAGATGTTAAGTTCACTGGAAATAACTTTAATGTAATAAACCCAGAGGTTAATCCCATTAATATAGCAGCCACAAGTCTTACCAGGGCTAATTCAAGCCCTAAATTCCCCCAAGTGATCAAGAAAGCCTCAGGACTCATAAGAGGTGAGGCAATCCAGAAGGACATAATGGGACCCAGGGGAATACCCATTTGTAAGAGGGCAAAAAGTGTAGGAATAACGCCGCATGAACAAAGGGGGCTAATTGCACCAATCAAGGTAGCAATAATTATGGCATAGGTTACTTTTCTTTTCAGAAAATCTGACAGTTTCTCTTTGAAATTGAATTGGCTTACTCCAGCGGCGATAACTACGCTTAAAACAAAAAATGGCAGAATATGGATGAATGCTCTGACAATGAATTCGATAATTCTTACTATTTCATTCACCATCATCATCGTTTTTCTCCTTTAATTTAAGTTTTTAAACATCATTTTTAATTAGTATTCATTATAGTAGCTACTATATTTATAGACAAAAAAAATTATGGTAGCTTGTTGATAACCTGCTGATACATCTTTTATCGACTTTTAATTCATTGTTTGAGATAAGGCTTGATCAAGGGACTTTTTAATCCTTTCTACAGCAAAATCTATATCTTTTTGAGTAATGATATATGGTGGCAGCATTCTAAATGTTACCCCATCTGAACATATATTGAGTATTAATCCATTCTCATAGAGAAATTCATAGAACAATTGAGAAAAATCTTTCTTCCCTTCAGAATCCAATTCCATACCGATCATTAATCCCCTACCTCTCACATCAGCAATAACAGGGTATTGATCCTTTAATTTTTTTATTTGATTCAAAAGATAATCTCCCATAGCCTGACAGTTGTGCAGTAAATCTTCATTCTTGATTATATCTATTACAGTACTCACAACTTTAGCTGAAAATGGGTCATTTTGGTGAGACTGAATATGCTGAAATCTTCCCTTAATGGCGTTATTTATTTCAGAAGTTGTTGCAACAACTCCTACAGGAAATCCATTTCCAAGAGCTTTTCCAATAACCAGAATATCAGGTTTTATCTCATCATATTCAAAAGCAAACCATTTTCCGGTTCTTCCCATTCCAGTTGTAACCTCATCTGCAATCAGGAGCGCTCCCCATTTCTTGATTGATCTGGTCAATTCCTGAAAATAGCCAAAGAGAGGAATAATTATTCCTCCCCAGGATAGAATGGGTTCAAAAATAATTGCTGCGATGTTTTCACCTTTTGTGATTTCATTGATGCATTCAAGGGATTTGTGTAAGCATTTAAAATTACATGAAGGATAAGATATATTTACTGGGCAGTGATAGCAGTAAGGAGCGAGCATCCTTGGTGAATTATCTTTTGGAACATATTCTGAAAGCTTTCCAGGTTCTGAGAGGGAATAGGCATGGATTGTGGCACCATAATAACCTCTTTCGAATCCTATGATCCATTTCTTTTTTGTAAAAGCTCTTGCAATTTTCAACGCAAGCTCTACACATTCGCTACCGGAATTTAGAAAAGTGACATTAGTTAAATGAGGGGGCAGGATTGAATTGAGGGATTGAAGAGCTTCTGTTATTTCAACTGTTATAAAACTACTTCCTATGTGAATCAATTTATTTGTTTGTTTCTTCAAAATAGAGGTAAACTTTGAATGATTATAGCCAAGAATGTTACATCCAACCCCAGAATAGAAATCGAGGTATTCCTTTCCCTGGCTATCTTGTATTTTACAACCATTTCCATTCATAATAATTTGGTTTCTTAGTTTATTGGTTGAGAGAAGTCCTGTCATTTTAATTCACTCCGTAATCCATATAAATCAAATCCTTAATATAACTTAATATTTCAACGCTAATGTTTTGAAAAGATCCAATTAAATCAAGTTTCACTGAGCCAAGGATTAGAAAATTACTTTTGCTAATTTGAGACTTAAAGGCATTAATATTGGCTTAGTGAATATTGTCATAATTGGCTCTTTTTATTTTTTTATTTTTTTATTATATTGTGTCAATTGGAGGGATATGATGATAAAAATTGATAAAGAATTAAATACACCTTACTATATTCAATTAAAAAATCAATTTAAGGAATTAATTTTATCAGGATTTCTCAAGCCAGATACAAAGCTTCCTCCAACAAGACAATTATCTGAGAAATTGAAAATCAATAGAAATACTGTTCTAACTGCCTATGAAGAGCTTGAGGCAGATGGATTGGTCTATTCTCATGTTGGCCAAGGAACTTTTGTTTCAGATATAAGTGAATATATCTATAAAAAAGATAAAGTGGTTCATAAAAAGTTCAATTGGTCCAATTTATTTTCTTCTAATTTTGATGAATATGCATTGTATTCTTTAGTCCAATTGTACAGAATATGCATAACAAAAGCTAAAGTTTCATTTGGAGGAGCTCATCCAGACGATGAACTCTATCCAATTAATTTATTAAAGAGATGTTTTAACTCAGTATTAAAAGAGGAAAAGAATGAAATTTTCAATTATGGACCAATCGAAGGTTTTCCTCCTTTAAGAGAATACATAGCGAAGAAGATGAAAAATATGGGAATTGAAACAAAAGTAGAAGATATCTTTATTACAAGTGGTTCACAGCAAGCTATAGAAATCGCTTCAAAAATTTTAATCGAAACAGGAGATTATGTAATCACAGAGGAACCAACCTACACAGGAGCATTGGGTATTTTTAATACACTTAAAGCCAAAATAATTGGAATTCCTATTGAAAAAGATGGATTAAACATAGAGATTCTTGAAGACATTTTAAAAAAATACAACCCCAAATTTATTTATACAATGCCCAATTTTCAGAACCCAACAGGGATTACAATGAGTATTGATAAAAGGAAAAAATTAATATTTTTAGCAGAAAAATATAATGTTCCAATAATCGAGGATGATGTAAGTGGAGATTTAAGATTTGAAAACGAAGATTTACCTCCTTTAAAAGCCTTGGATAGAACTCGTCAGGTAATTTACATAAATTCCTGGTCCAAAAAATTAATACCTGGCTTCAGAGTTGGATGGGCTGTTCTAAACGAATCAATCAGAGATAAATTTATAGCACTCAAACAGGTAGAAGATTTAGCAACAAACACTATTTCCCAGGCAATTCTCTATAAATTCTGTTCCAGAGGATATTTTAAAACTCATCTCAGGAAGATAAGGAAAAAATACAGAGAAAGAAGGAATACTATGATAAGAGGCATCAGAAAGTATTTTCCAGAATCCATAAAAGTTGTAAAGCCAGAAGGAGGACTTTTTCTTTGGGTTAGATTTGCTGATGGAGTTGATTTAATACCTGTTTTTGAAACGAGCGTAAAAAATGGAATTCTTTTTAGTTTGGGAACACTTTTTTATAACTCAAAAAAAGGTAAAAATGAGATGCGGTTATGCTTTGCGGCAAATCCACCGGAAAAAATTGAAGAAGGGATAAAAATATTAGGAGATATTATTTCAACAACTCTTAAAAGAAAAAAAGAGAAAGAAAAAGAATTAGAAATGATTCCAATTCTTTAAAATTTGTAAATGAAAATTTTTAAATAATTTCATTTTTAATATATGGAGGTTAAAGATGGAATATGCTTACTTTAAACAAAGTTTTGCTTCACTAAGCGAAGCTAAGATAAGTATTATGACACATGCTTTTAACTACGGGACCGGGGTTTTCGAAGGGATTAAAGGGTATTACAATCAAAAACTAAATCAGGTTTTCATTTTCAGAGTTAAAGAACACTTCGAAAGAATGAAGAAAAATTGCAGAATTCTAAAAATTTATATCGACAAATCTGTAGAAGAATTAACAGAAATCACTGTAGAACTCATAAAAAAGAATAAATTCAAAAGCGATGTTTACATCAGACCTATTGCATATAAATCTTTAGAAAAGATCGGAGTTAAACTTCCGGATGAATATGATTTCTGCATTTTTTCAGTTCCTGTTTCTCATTATTTTGATTTAGAAAAACCTATCAAAACCTGCATTAGCTCCTGGAGGAGAGTGGAAGACAATGCAATACCTGGAAGAGGAAAGATAACAGGTGCATATGTGAATTCCGCATTAGCAGCTCAGGAAGCAAGAGACAATGGATTTGATGAAGCAATTTTTCTCAACGAAGATGGTCATGTTTCAGAAGGAGCTGCCATGAATATATTTATTGTAAGGAATGGTATGCTACATACTCCTCCGATATCCCATAACATACTTGAAGGGATAACCCGGGATACAATTATTGAAATATCAAAAGAAGAATTGGGAGTAGAAACTGTTTTAAGAACGATTGACAGAACAGAACTTTACCATGCTGATGAAGTTTTTCTATGTGGTACATTATCTGAAGTCGTATCAGTTGGCTCGATAGACCACAGACCTATCGGTAATGGAGAAATGGGGAATACAACAAAAAAAATCCAGAATCTTTTTTTCAGAGTTGTCAGAGGAGAGATAGATAAATACAAAAAATGGCTGACTCCTGTGTATTAAATTATATGTAACAATAGACTGACATGAATGAATCTTTTCATACATTCATTGAGAAATTCAAAGTTCCAGAAATATTGAAAAATCACATTCATAAAATTTTTAGTGAAAAGGAGATTCTTATATTAAACTATCTTGCAGAAAATGAAGAAAATGGACTTGTGCATTCTATTAATAATAAAGAGAAAGTTAATTGAATAATAGGGAGATTGAAAAAATTAAACAAAAAATAATTGAATGGGGAGCTACTCTGATAGGCTTTGGAGATTTAAGGGATTGCATTCCATGGAAATTGAGACATTTAAGGAATGCCGTTTCTATTGCTGTCCGACTACCGGACTCTATCATAGATGAAATTGTTCGTGGTCCAACTATGGAGTATGCTTACCACTATCATGTAGTTAATGCTTTGTTAAATGAGATAGCCATTAAAACTACAAACTTAATTCAATCTTTGGACTATAAAGCTTTTCCTGTCCCAGCTTCTCAAACTTTAGATAGGGAAAAATTAGAGGCACTTTTTCCTCATAAAACTGCGGCGACTCGAGCAGGGTTAGGATGGATAGGCAAAAATGCATTACTTGTGACACCTGAATTTGGTCCGAGAGTCAGATTGGTTACAGTATTAACTGATTACCCCTTTGAATTAGGCTCTCCTTTTGAAGATACTCAATGTAAGAATTGTGTGAGGTGTGTAGAAATTTGTCCTGTAAAGGCTATAAAAGGAAATGTCTGGAAAATCGGAGTCGAAAGAGATGAATTAGTAGATGTATACACATGCAATAAATTAATTGAAGAAAACAAAAAGATTTTTAATGCCCCAGTCTGCGGTCAATGTATTAGTGTTTGCCCTGTTGGAATAAATTAATAAAACGGTGATTATGAGAGCTTAAGTGATGAAAATTATTTTTTAGGGAATAAATGATGCTTCTTCCATTACAGAGAGGAATTTTATATGGACCTATAAACTCCAGGAGATTAGGAAAATCCCTTGGCATAAACCTCCTGCCTAGGAATTACAAACTCTGCTCCTTTAATTGTGTTTACTGCCACTATGGATGGACAAAGAAACATACAATAGACCTGAGGGAATATATCAAAGATTTACCTCCATTGGATAAAGTTGTAAAAGCTGTGGGACAGGCTGCAAAATCATCGATAAAATTCGATTTTCTTACATTTTCAGGAAACGGTGAACCGACTCTTTACCCCATGTTTGCAGAGTTGGTAGACGAAGTGGTAAGAATAAGAAATAGGTATAGACCCAAAGTGAAATTGGCACTTCTGTCCAATTCTACTGGTCTGGCATACAAAAAAGTCCGGGAAAGTATCCCAAAGATAGACTTACCTGTATTTAAGCTGGATGTGGGAACAGAAAAGAAATTTAAGCTAATTAATAGGCCTGCTAAGGGAGTAAACCTTGCAGAACTATTGGATTTCATTTCTTCTCTGGAAGATTTCTTCATACAGACTGTCCTGATAGAGGGAACCCCTTCTAATGTAACAAAGGAGGATCTTGCGGCCTATTTTCAACAGATCAGTCAGATCCGACCCAAAGAGGTGCATATATATTCCATTGATCGGCCTGTCCCTAACACTCGGCTCGCCTTAGTTCCTCCCAAGAGATTGGAAGAAATTGCCCTTCAGGGCCAAAAAGAGACAGGAGTCAGAATAAGGGCCTTTTACCTAAAATGATAAAGGTGAATTCAAGGCAAAGCTAAATTTATACTGGGCAAAGAGAAATATATCTTAAATGAAAATGAAGGAATCAAAGTCTTACCAGGAAAATCTCACTAAATAACAAATATTGGGAACAATAAATTGCTGTTCTTACTTGCAAGTTTTCCTCCAGCAAAAGATACCGAAATTTTTCCATTTAAATAATTGAAAAAACTCTTTGAAGATATTTTAATAATTAATTAATTTTTAATTTCTTTTTAAGTTCTTTAAGAAAATCCGGATGGATTTTAAGGCCGAGTGATTCAGCTCTTTTTACATGCTCCCATGCCAGAGAATATGCTTCGTTATGAAAATATATAACAGCAATATTATTATGAAGAACAGCATTATCAGGGTCAAACTTAACAGCTTTTAAATATTCTTCTAAAGCCTGATTTAGCATTCCCAGTTGAAAATAAAGGTTTCCAAGGTTTATATAAGCATCTTTATATTGGGGGTCGATCTCAACTGATTTTTTAAATTGCTCAATTGCCTCTTTCATCATTCCTTTCTGTGTATATGCTATTCCTAAATTATTGTATGCTACTGAAAGCTTCGGGTCCATTTCGATTGATTTTTTTGCTTCTGAAATAGCGTGATCAATCAAACCTTTTTTAAGATAGGCAAAGCTCAGATTAAGATGGGTTTTTGGAGATTTAAACCCAAGTTCATGAGAACGCATTATTTCAACAATTGCCTCCTCGATCTTTCCTTCTATAAGAAAACAATATCCAAGACTTGCATGAGCCTCTGCAAAGTTTTTATCTATTTCAATCGCTATGGCAAAACTTTTTCTTGCATCTACGATTTGATTTTTATCAAGATAGCAGTTTCCTAAATTATAAAAAGCTTTTTCATAATTCGGGTCAACTGAGATTGCCCTTAAATATTCTCCGATCGCTTTATCAATTTTTCCTTCTTTATAATATACATTTCCTCTGACGTTGTATGGACCCGGCAATTCAGGATCAATTGAAATTGCCTTTTCAGCCTCAGTCAAAGATTTTTGATATTCTTTTTTTTGACAATAAACCTCAGCTAAATTGGAATGGGCTAATGCAAATTCAGGATTTATCGAAATTGCCCTGATAAATTCTTCCTCTGCCTTATCAATCATACCTTTTTTCAGATACACATCGCCAAGGTTGGAATGGGCTTCAGCAAAATTTGGTTTGAGTTCTATCGCTTTCTTATATACTGAGATAGAGGATGAAAGGTCACCCTTTTTAGAATATGCAATTCCAAGATTATAAAATGCTCTCGAATATCCAGGTCTTCTTTTTAAAACTTCAATGTATTTTTTTATTGCTTGATCTATTAATCCACTTCTTCTGTATGCAATACCCATCAGGTTATGAGCTTCCACATTTTCCGGGTTAATTTTCAACGCTTTCTCGCATTCTGAAATTGCTTCATCATATTGCTTTTTCTCTATATAAATTTGAGCTAAAAGGAGATTTACGTCCTCAAGGTTTTTAAATGAATATCGTCTCTCGAATAGAATATCCTGTGTTTCTCCCTTTTCCCTGTCTGGAATTATTGATTTTTCCGATCGATTAATTTCTTTTTTAATTTTTGAAATTTTTATCGTGTCTGAGATTTCTCTGTATATTTTAATTGCTTTATCCAGATTATCTTTTGAAATTGGAAAATTTATAACGTTAAAAGTTCTACTTCTATTTAAGAGAATAACCTTTGAATTTAAAGAATCAAAAGTATTACCCCTGATAAAAATATCCATTACAGAGTCAGGGTTGTCAACATGAACTGCTCCAAATATATGCCCTATTTCATGTTTTAAAGAGATTTCCATTGTTGAAATATTTTTTGATCCTTTCAGGATTATTAAACCCTCTCTGTAAAGGGAATAGCCGGATAATTTCTCATCCAGATTTTTCTGGAAGGTAAAGGCTATTACTACATCAAAATTTTCTTTGTTTATCTTAGAATCTAAATCTTCAGCGAGGAGTTCAAGGGAATTTAGAGAATTATCTGAATTCCAATCTTCAAATTTATTAATGTAAAACTTAATGTTGAATAATTTTTCAAATTCATCGGATATTTTATTAAATACATTTTCTACTCCTGTTTTCCAGTTAAGATTTTGGCGAAATTCTTCATCAGCCAGAACTTTAATA from Acidobacteriota bacterium harbors:
- a CDS encoding 4Fe-4S double cluster binding domain-containing protein; amino-acid sequence: MNNREIEKIKQKIIEWGATLIGFGDLRDCIPWKLRHLRNAVSIAVRLPDSIIDEIVRGPTMEYAYHYHVVNALLNEIAIKTTNLIQSLDYKAFPVPASQTLDREKLEALFPHKTAATRAGLGWIGKNALLVTPEFGPRVRLVTVLTDYPFELGSPFEDTQCKNCVRCVEICPVKAIKGNVWKIGVERDELVDVYTCNKLIEENKKIFNAPVCGQCISVCPVGIN
- a CDS encoding radical SAM protein, with translation MMLLPLQRGILYGPINSRRLGKSLGINLLPRNYKLCSFNCVYCHYGWTKKHTIDLREYIKDLPPLDKVVKAVGQAAKSSIKFDFLTFSGNGEPTLYPMFAELVDEVVRIRNRYRPKVKLALLSNSTGLAYKKVRESIPKIDLPVFKLDVGTEKKFKLINRPAKGVNLAELLDFISSLEDFFIQTVLIEGTPSNVTKEDLAAYFQQISQIRPKEVHIYSIDRPVPNTRLALVPPKRLEEIALQGQKETGVRIRAFYLK
- a CDS encoding PLP-dependent aminotransferase family protein, producing MIKIDKELNTPYYIQLKNQFKELILSGFLKPDTKLPPTRQLSEKLKINRNTVLTAYEELEADGLVYSHVGQGTFVSDISEYIYKKDKVVHKKFNWSNLFSSNFDEYALYSLVQLYRICITKAKVSFGGAHPDDELYPINLLKRCFNSVLKEEKNEIFNYGPIEGFPPLREYIAKKMKNMGIETKVEDIFITSGSQQAIEIASKILIETGDYVITEEPTYTGALGIFNTLKAKIIGIPIEKDGLNIEILEDILKKYNPKFIYTMPNFQNPTGITMSIDKRKKLIFLAEKYNVPIIEDDVSGDLRFENEDLPPLKALDRTRQVIYINSWSKKLIPGFRVGWAVLNESIRDKFIALKQVEDLATNTISQAILYKFCSRGYFKTHLRKIRKKYRERRNTMIRGIRKYFPESIKVVKPEGGLFLWVRFADGVDLIPVFETSVKNGILFSLGTLFYNSKKGKNEMRLCFAANPPEKIEEGIKILGDIISTTLKRKKEKEKELEMIPIL
- a CDS encoding permease, which codes for MMMVNEIVRIIEFIVRAFIHILPFFVLSVVIAAGVSQFNFKEKLSDFLKRKVTYAIIIATLIGAISPLCSCGVIPTLFALLQMGIPLGPIMSFWIASPLMSPEAFLITWGNLGLELALVRLVAAILMGLTSGFITLKLFPVNLTSSSWLKLALDANGAGCGCQAQSNSKSIPLSTTTSTTSIKWKKFLIDMRKITFFLGGWMAMAFLLEAMITFYFPTHIIKYFFGSQNAFSVIWAALIGIPLYINNISAIPIVNGLLQSGMGKGAALAFLLAGPVTTIPAMVAVYGLVKRKVFLTFLLLGFFGSIILGYLYEFISLFLK
- a CDS encoding tetratricopeptide repeat protein, whose product is MDYMGFKKNLSIFFIFFFAIFLYSEKREVSIKVLADEEFRQNLNWKTGVENVFNKISDEFEKLFNIKFYINKFEDWNSDNSLNSLELLAEDLDSKINKENFDVVIAFTFQKNLDEKLSGYSLYREGLIILKGSKNISTMEISLKHEIGHIFGAVHVDNPDSVMDIFIRGNTFDSLNSKVILLNRSRTFNVINFPISKDNLDKAIKIYREISDTIKISKIKKEINRSEKSIIPDREKGETQDILFERRYSFKNLEDVNLLLAQIYIEKKQYDEAISECEKALKINPENVEAHNLMGIAYRRSGLIDQAIKKYIEVLKRRPGYSRAFYNLGIAYSKKGDLSSSISVYKKAIELKPNFAEAHSNLGDVYLKKGMIDKAEEEFIRAISINPEFALAHSNLAEVYCQKKEYQKSLTEAEKAISIDPELPGPYNVRGNVYYKEGKIDKAIGEYLRAISVDPNYEKAFYNLGNCYLDKNQIVDARKSFAIAIEIDKNFAEAHASLGYCFLIEGKIEEAIVEIMRSHELGFKSPKTHLNLSFAYLKKGLIDHAISEAKKSIEMDPKLSVAYNNLGIAYTQKGMMKEAIEQFKKSVEIDPQYKDAYINLGNLYFQLGMLNQALEEYLKAVKFDPDNAVLHNNIAVIYFHNEAYSLAWEHVKRAESLGLKIHPDFLKELKKKLKIN
- a CDS encoding aspartate aminotransferase family protein → MTGLLSTNKLRNQIIMNGNGCKIQDSQGKEYLDFYSGVGCNILGYNHSKFTSILKKQTNKLIHIGSSFITVEITEALQSLNSILPPHLTNVTFLNSGSECVELALKIARAFTKKKWIIGFERGYYGATIHAYSLSEPGKLSEYVPKDNSPRMLAPYCYHCPVNISYPSCNFKCLHKSLECINEITKGENIAAIIFEPILSWGGIIIPLFGYFQELTRSIKKWGALLIADEVTTGMGRTGKWFAFEYDEIKPDILVIGKALGNGFPVGVVATTSEINNAIKGRFQHIQSHQNDPFSAKVVSTVIDIIKNEDLLHNCQAMGDYLLNQIKKLKDQYPVIADVRGRGLMIGMELDSEGKKDFSQLFYEFLYENGLILNICSDGVTFRMLPPYIITQKDIDFAVERIKKSLDQALSQTMN
- a CDS encoding branched-chain amino acid transaminase, with the translated sequence MEYAYFKQSFASLSEAKISIMTHAFNYGTGVFEGIKGYYNQKLNQVFIFRVKEHFERMKKNCRILKIYIDKSVEELTEITVELIKKNKFKSDVYIRPIAYKSLEKIGVKLPDEYDFCIFSVPVSHYFDLEKPIKTCISSWRRVEDNAIPGRGKITGAYVNSALAAQEARDNGFDEAIFLNEDGHVSEGAAMNIFIVRNGMLHTPPISHNILEGITRDTIIEISKEELGVETVLRTIDRTELYHADEVFLCGTLSEVVSVGSIDHRPIGNGEMGNTTKKIQNLFFRVVRGEIDKYKKWLTPVY